The genomic interval TCGGCTCCAAGCCGGTGCTGGCCCTGCTCCCCCTGGCCTTCATCAACCCCGGCGACATCACCATCATGACCGTGCCCGGCTACCCGGTCATGGGCACCACCACCCGGGGCCTCGGCGGCGAAGTGGTCAATCTGCCGATCACCCCGGAAAACGACTTTTTGCCCGATCTCGACGCCCTGACCCCGGACCAGCGCAAGCGGGCCAAGCTCCTTTATATCAACTATCCCAACAACCCCACCGGGGCCACGGCCACCCCGGCCTTCTTCGAGCGCGTGGTGCGCTTCGCCAAGGAAAACGACGTCATCGTCGTCTCCGACGCCGCCTATGCCGCGCTCACCTTCGACGGCCGCAAGCCTTTCAGCTTCCTGTCCACCCCCGGGGCCAAGGACGTGGGCGTGGAAATCCACTCCCTGTCCAAGGCCTACAACATGACGGGCTGGCGTCTGGCCTTCGTGTGCGGCAACGAACTCGTGGTCAAGGGCTTTGCCGCCGTGAAGGACAACAACGATTCCGGCCAGTTCGCCGCCATCCAAAAGGCCGGGGTCTACTGCCTGGACCACCCCGAGATCACCGAGAAGACCGCGGCCAAGTACTCCCGCCGCCACGACATGCTCGTCGCGGCCCTGTCCGGCCTGGGATTTTCCGTCAAAAAGCCCGGCGCGTCCTTCTACCTCTACGCCCGGATTCCCTCCGGCACCAAGGACGGCCGGAAATTCGCCTCGGCCGAGGACTTCTCCCAGTTCTGCATCACCGAGAAGCTCATCTCCACCGTGCCCTGGGACGACGCCGGCCCCCACGTCCGCTTCTCCGTCACCTTCGAGGCGGCCGACGAGGCCGAGGAACGCCGCATCGTGGACGAAGTCGCCCGCCGGCTGTCCGAAGTGGGATTCGTTTTTTAGAGGGAGAGAAGAGTGGAAGAGGGTGCGAGAGGGGAAACCCTTTGAAAAGGGTTGTCCCCTCTCGCGCTCTCCCCTTCCTAAACTTTTTGACGTTTACGGCTGGAGTAACGACAACACACCGTAACCGTTAAAAGTCTTTCGAAGGGGGGGGCCCGGGGGGAAACCGTTTCTACAGAAAGGTTTCCCCCCGGTCTTTTATTCGTCCTTGACGTCCACCAGCTCGCGCCCCTCGCCGGGGTAGATGCGGCGGTCGGCATAGGGCGTGGGCGTGGCCTCGGGCCATTTGCCGGGCTGGGGCTCGCTCCCTTCCCGGGCCGTGGCGCTCGGACGGGTGTCACCCATGACCGGCGTGGTGCGGATATCCACTCCCGGCACCGGGCAGCTGAACTCGATGGCGATGTTGTTGGGGTCGAAGGAATAGACCGAGAAGATGAATCCGTGGTCGATGATCTCCGACACCCAGAACCCGGCCGCCTCCAGCCGGTCCCTGATTTCCCACAGGTCGTCGCGGTCGCGCACGCCGATGGAGACGTGGTCGAAGGCATAGGGGCCCTTGACCGGCACGCCGTGGTCCTTTTCCGGGATGGGCGCGACGTCCGGCCACTCGAAAAAGGCGATCATGTCGTTTTCGGAGATTTCCAGGAAATAATGCCGGTAGCCCGGCCGGCCGAGCCCGGCCACCAGCCGCATCCGGAGCAGATCGCGCCAGAAGCGGATGGTGGCGTCCATGTCCCGGGTGGCCAAGGCCAGATGGTTGATCCCGGTATATCGCATGTCGGCCCCCCTTCTCGGGGCGACAGGGCTGCTACGACTCGATGCCCAGGCTTTGCGGGTAAAACCCGCCCCGGAAAACCAGTTCGGCCGCCCCGCGCAGATAAGTCTTGCCGTCGCGCAAAATCACGCCCAGTTCCTCGCCACCCGTGGTGGTGATCGCCGTCTCCTCACCCGTGAGCCCAAGCTCCTTGGCGATGACCGCCGAAGCCACGGCCCCGGTGCCGCAGGCGTAGGTCTCGTCCTCCACCCCGCGCTCATAGGTGCGAAGCGACAACTGCCCCTTGCCCGTCACGGCCACGAAATTCATGTTGGTCCCGGCCGGATTGAAAAACTCGTGGTGCCGCACCGTGCGGCCAAGCTGCCACACGTCCACGGTTTCCAAATTATCCACGAAGGCCACGGCATGGGGCACGCCGGTGTTGACGCTGTGCAGCGTCATCTGGTGGTGCCTGCCCTCGACCTCCATCTCCATGTCGATGTTGAGCCGCAGGTCCTTGGGCGAGGTCAGCCGCACCGTCACCAGATTGGAGTCGGGATCGACCGCCGCCTCGATGGGGCCGGCGTCGGTGCCGAAGACATGGCTGGCCGGCGCGATGCCGAGCATCCAGGCGAGC from Solidesulfovibrio fructosivorans JJ] carries:
- a CDS encoding VOC family protein — encoded protein: MRYTGINHLALATRDMDATIRFWRDLLRMRLVAGLGRPGYRHYFLEISENDMIAFFEWPDVAPIPEKDHGVPVKGPYAFDHVSIGVRDRDDLWEIRDRLEAAGFWVSEIIDHGFIFSVYSFDPNNIAIEFSCPVPGVDIRTTPVMGDTRPSATAREGSEPQPGKWPEATPTPYADRRIYPGEGRELVDVKDE
- the dapF gene encoding diaminopimelate epimerase, encoding MDLEAVCGPSVPFFKMQGCGNDFVCVDNRELGYDPEAMPDIVVPVCRKAFGVGADGMIFLDHAPEGAGLAYIWHFFNADGSRAEMCGNGSRCAARLAWMLGIAPASHVFGTDAGPIEAAVDPDSNLVTVRLTSPKDLRLNIDMEMEVEGRHHQMTLHSVNTGVPHAVAFVDNLETVDVWQLGRTVRHHEFFNPAGTNMNFVAVTGKGQLSLRTYERGVEDETYACGTGAVASAVIAKELGLTGEETAITTTGGEELGVILRDGKTYLRGAAELVFRGGFYPQSLGIES
- a CDS encoding LL-diaminopimelate aminotransferase, which encodes MNESYIQQLFADRIGGNQFGKDTVLYKFEKIKRAKKAALAAHPGVPLIDLGVGEPDWMAAPEVVDVLCAEAKKTENRGYTDNGVQAFKDAAARYMDKVFGVPGIDPAGEVVHGIGSKPVLALLPLAFINPGDITIMTVPGYPVMGTTTRGLGGEVVNLPITPENDFLPDLDALTPDQRKRAKLLYINYPNNPTGATATPAFFERVVRFAKENDVIVVSDAAYAALTFDGRKPFSFLSTPGAKDVGVEIHSLSKAYNMTGWRLAFVCGNELVVKGFAAVKDNNDSGQFAAIQKAGVYCLDHPEITEKTAAKYSRRHDMLVAALSGLGFSVKKPGASFYLYARIPSGTKDGRKFASAEDFSQFCITEKLISTVPWDDAGPHVRFSVTFEAADEAEERRIVDEVARRLSEVGFVF